AGATCTATCCCGGCGCCTCTCTTCTCTATCTCCGATAGGGCATGCATAAGGGCATCTTCCGAGCTCGCAGTATCGGTCGATAGACGTTTCGGGCGCCTTATCACCTTCGCGCCGTATTTCTCCGAGACGGCGGCGATCGTATCGTCATCCGTTGTCACATATACGTCATCGATAAGGCTGCTCTCGAGCGCCTGCCGGATCGTCCAGGCTATCAGCGGCTTTCCACAGAAATCCACAATATTCTTTTTCGGTATCGACTTCGAGCCGCCCCTGGCGGGAACGATGCAGATTATATGCGCCATATCCCACCGAAGATACAGCCCGCAAGCTCACGAACGGCTCCAGAGCCCGAGGGGGTCTTTAAGATCATCCGCGACACGTCCTTGATCGCTCTATATGCGTCGGAAGGGCAGACGGGCCAGCCAACGACTGCCATCGCGTCAAGATCATTCACGTCATTACCTACATAAACGACCTTCCCGAGCGGGATGCCTTTAATTTTGCAATATCTTTCAAGGGCATCCCTCTTATCGTCGATACCGTACTTGATGGGGATGCGAAGCTTGCGCGCGCGAAAGACCGCCGTCTTATTCTTTTCTGTAGTGAGGATGACCTGTTCGACCCCGGAGCGGCGCATCATATCGATCGCCAGGCCGTCCGACCTGTTGACCATCACGCCCTCCGCCCCTTTCTCGCTGACGATCGCCCTATTATCCGTAAGCACACCGTCAAAATCGTATACGATCAGCCCTACATCTTTCAACTGTATCTTATGCACACGCTTTTTCAAATGAACCTCCACGAACGCCTGAAGAAAGGCCGTTCTCTTCCATGTATCTTTCGACCGAATATTTTAACGATGGCCGGATCTCGTCGGTAGCGGAGAGCCTGTCCATAAAAGTCATTATGAAGCGCCCGACCCTTGCGGGCGCAGCAAGATCGTTAAAATAGTTAAACTCGCGCGCCCAATTTGAAAAATCTCCTATAGACGTATCGCCCGCAGCAGAGAGTCTGATCGCTTCCTTCATCTCATCGAGCGTCTTGAAGAAGAAACGCTGCTGGACATCTTC
The genomic region above belongs to Candidatus Omnitrophota bacterium and contains:
- a CDS encoding HAD hydrolase family protein, coding for MKKRVHKIQLKDVGLIVYDFDGVLTDNRAIVSEKGAEGVMVNRSDGLAIDMMRRSGVEQVILTTEKNKTAVFRARKLRIPIKYGIDDKRDALERYCKIKGIPLGKVVYVGNDVNDLDAMAVVGWPVCPSDAYRAIKDVSRMILKTPSGSGAVRELAGCIFGGIWRI